One Acropora palmata chromosome 2, jaAcrPala1.3, whole genome shotgun sequence genomic window carries:
- the LOC141873483 gene encoding large ribosomal subunit protein uL4A-like: MAARPLISIFDETGEKAGQTTLPGVFTAQIRPDVVSFVHTNMAKNRRQPYAVSKYAGHQTSAESWGTGRAVARIPRVRGGGTHRSGQGAFGNMCRGGRMFAPTKIWRRWHRKINVKQRRFAMCSALAATSLPALVMARGHRINDIPEVPLVVSNSVESFQKTKAAVKLLKVLNAYVDVEKCWASKKMRAGKGKMRNRRTTMRKGPLIIYNEDHGVTRAFRNLPGVDLLPVDRLNLLRLCPGGHLGRFCIWSEGAIKRLDALYGTGKKAATEKKDFNLPKPIMTNGDLTRLINSEEIQSVLNPRGPRKTPPAIRKRNPLKNRELMRKLNPYADTLRQAAKETVEENIKAKKAGLKRKRSKASE; encoded by the exons ATG GCTGCAAGACCTCTTATATCAATCTTTGATGAGACAGGAGAAAAAGCTGGGCAGACAACTCTCCCAGGAGTGTTTACAGCTCAGATCCGGCCTGATGTGGTCAGCTTTGTCCACACAAATATGGCCAAAAATAGGCGTCAGCCATATGCTGTAAGCAAATACGCTGGTCATCAGACATCTGCTGAATCTTGGGGAACAGGACGTGCTGTAGCTCGAATTCCTCGTGTGAGGGGTGGGGGAACTCACCGCTCTGGTCAGGGTGCCTTTGGCAAT ATGTGTCGTGGTGGCAGAATGTTTGCACCCACCAAAATCTGGCGTCGCTGGCACCGCAAGATCAATGTAAAACAGCGACGCTTTGCCATGTGCTCTGCGCTAGCTGCTACCTCTCTGCCGGCATTGGTCATGGCACGTGGACATCGCATTAACGACATCCCTGAGGTTCCATTGGTTGTATCTAACAGTGTGGAATCCTTCCAGAAGACCAAAGCTGCTGTGAAACTTTTAAAAGTATTGAATGCTTATGTTGATGTTGAAAAGTGCTGGGCATCTAAAAAGATGCGTGCAGGCAAG GGTAAGATGCGAAATCGCAGGACCACCATGCGCAAAGGTCCCCTCATCATTTACAATGAAGATCATGGAGTAACTAGGGCCTTCCGCAACTTGCCAGGAGTTGATTTATTGCCAGTGGACCGCTTGAATCTTCTCAGGCTGTGTCCTGGAGGGCATTTGGGCAG gttCTGTATCTGGAGTGAAGGTGCTATTAAAAGACTTGATGCATTGTATGGTACAGGCAAGAAAGCTGCAACTGAAAAGAAGGATTTCAA cCTTCCAAAGCCCATCATGACCAATGGAGACCTCACTCGTCTGATCAATAGTGAAGAGATCCAGTCTGTGCTCAATCCTCGTGG tcCCAGGAAGACTCCCCCAGCGATTCGCAAGAGGAATCCATTGAAGAACCGTGAACTTATGAGGAAGTTGAACCCTTATGCGGATACTCTGAGGCAAGCTGCGAAAGAGACTGTGGAGGAAAATATTAAAGCCAAAAAAGCCGGGCTCAAAAGGAAGAGAAGTAAAGCGAGCGAGTAA
- the LOC141866085 gene encoding uncharacterized protein LOC141866085 has product MDAIKLLKLTSTVGTGIIAGGAIYINVVEHPARMELDDSQSLHRQWRESFDRAKFLMAGTSLLPIVGGIAAFAIDQTKGKPWLITAIMLAFNVPYTAIAMKPKVIDPIYDYEVASKKSPGEIRDTVAKWNSFHKVRTVVDISALIWCVYNLVYN; this is encoded by the coding sequence ATGGATGCTATCAAACTTCTAAAACTCACATCTACAGTCGGTACTGGAATCATAGCTGGTGGTGCCATCTATATAAATGTTGTGGAGCACCCTGCGAGAATGGAACTTGATGATAGTCAATCGTTACATCGACAGTGGCGGGAGAGTTTCGATCGAGCCAAGTTCCTCATGGCGGGCACATCGCTTCTACCGATAGTCGGTGGAATTGCAGCATTTGCCATTGACCAAACCAAAGGAAAGCCTTGGCTAATTACAGCGATAATGCTTGCTTTTAATGTGCCGTATACAGCAATAGCAATGAAACCAAAAGTTATTGATCCCATATATGATTATGAAGTTGCTTCGAAGAAGTCTCCGGGGGAGATAAGAGACACCGTTGCCAAATGGAACAGTTTTCACAAGGTTCGCACCGTTGTGGATATTTCTGCTCTGATTTGGTGTGTGTACAATCTGGTTTACAATTGA
- the LOC141866076 gene encoding uncharacterized protein LOC141866076, translating to MGFDAEQIFPCLEVLSTVTAGVFVGGAFYINVVEHPARMTLSDTESCHQEWMESFDRAKVFQSRLALLSIISGAGACYCNPKKGLPFLIGGGLLATIFPYTLFILKPNSIDPIYDKEITAKKSESVIRETICKWNNYHMVRSFISLPVFVGFVTYLASNHKKFW from the coding sequence ATGGGATTCGACGCTGAACAGATATTCCCTTGCCTAGAGGTGCTTTCGACAGTAACAGCTGGTGTATTTGTTGGCGGGGCGTTTTACATCAACGTGGTAGAGCATCCAGCACGTATGACCCTCTCAGACACAGAATCGTGTCACCAAGAATGGATGGAAAGCTTCGATAGAGCCAAAGTCTTTCAAAGTCGGCTGGCGTTACTTTCGATAATTTCAGGGGCTGGAGCTTGCTACTGTAACCCTAAGAAAGGCCTTCCCTTTCTCATCGGTGGAGGTTTGTTGGCAACCATCTTTCCATACACCCTGTTTATCTTGAAGCCAAACTCGATTGATCCCATCTATGATAAAGAAATTACCGCGAAGAAAAGTGAGAGTGTGATAAGAGAGACCATCTGTAAATGGAACAACTACCACATGGTTCGAAGTTTCATCTCTCTGCCTGTATTTGTAGGATTTGTCACTTATTTGGCTAGCAACCATAAGAAGTTTTGGTGA